A section of the Neorhizobium galegae bv. orientalis str. HAMBI 540 genome encodes:
- a CDS encoding secondary thiamine-phosphate synthase enzyme YjbQ: protein MPQTVISISTSGQGLYEFTEAAQDFLRRTQVGEGLLTVFVRHTSCSLIIQENADPDVRRDMKTFFSRLVPPTTDPQMRWVTHTTEGSDDMPAHIKAALTAASLGIPVRDGRLMLGTWQGIYLFEHRDQPHVRQVVLHLSP from the coding sequence ATGCCCCAGACCGTGATCTCGATCTCCACAAGCGGCCAGGGGCTCTACGAATTCACCGAAGCGGCGCAAGATTTTTTGCGCCGCACGCAGGTGGGCGAGGGGCTGCTCACCGTGTTCGTGCGCCACACGTCCTGCTCCCTGATCATCCAGGAAAATGCTGATCCGGATGTTCGCCGCGACATGAAGACCTTCTTCTCCCGCCTGGTGCCGCCTACCACCGATCCCCAAATGCGCTGGGTCACCCACACGACCGAAGGGTCAGACGACATGCCGGCGCATATCAAGGCGGCGTTGACTGCCGCCTCGCTCGGCATTCCCGTCCGGGACGGTCGGTTGATGCTCGGCACCTGGCAGGGCATCTACCTCTTCGAACATCGCGACCAGCCGCATGTCCGCCAGGTCGTGCTGCATCTTTCACCATGA
- a CDS encoding DMT family transporter: MNPAILTYGSLAGAIVLEVIGTTFLQQSQQFTRALPTILMGLCYAIAFYLLSIALRTLPVGVAYAIWSGLGIVLISAVGLILFRQTLDTAAMIGLGLIISGVVVVNLFSSSVGH, from the coding sequence ATGAACCCCGCAATCCTCACCTACGGCTCGCTCGCCGGTGCAATCGTGCTGGAAGTCATCGGCACGACTTTCCTGCAGCAGAGCCAGCAGTTCACCCGCGCCCTGCCCACCATCCTGATGGGGCTGTGTTATGCGATCGCCTTCTATCTCCTGTCGATCGCCTTGCGCACCCTGCCGGTCGGCGTCGCTTACGCCATCTGGAGCGGCCTCGGCATCGTGCTGATCTCAGCCGTCGGCCTGATCCTGTTCCGCCAGACCCTGGATACTGCCGCCATGATCGGCCTCGGCCTGATCATCTCCGGCGTCGTGGTGGTCAACTTGTTTTCGAGCTCGGTCGGGCATTAA
- a CDS encoding MFS transporter, translating into MDSGQPTKQSVLHHPAYLHLAASRVLTALASQAVTIAVSWIIYDMTESAFALGFVGFCQFLPRFFLTLVVGHVADSFDRRMIVLICQLVQAAIAAMLAVAIFEQWITPTLIFVAVTLLGAVNAFQQPSTVALLPNVVPPSLLQQAVATSTSLQQAAFIIGPAAGGLLYGVHPTAPFVISAVLLLVGGVNVALIHVERRVVVREPVTIASVFAGVAFIRSRPVILGAISLDLFAVLLGGATALMPIFARDILHAGPWGLGFLRAAPAIGALGMALLLARRPLKTHVGRRMMVACAVFGVATIVFSLSTNIVLSIVCLAILGAADTISVVVRSSMVQLMTPDEMRGRVSAVNSLFIGTSNQLGEFESGVLAGFLGPVATGVIGGVGTLIVVLLWIRLFPELVRVKTLEG; encoded by the coding sequence ATGGATAGTGGGCAACCGACAAAGCAAAGCGTACTGCATCACCCCGCCTATCTGCATCTTGCCGCGTCGCGGGTCCTGACCGCCCTCGCTTCCCAGGCGGTGACGATCGCCGTCAGCTGGATCATCTACGACATGACCGAGAGCGCCTTTGCGCTTGGTTTCGTCGGTTTCTGCCAGTTCCTGCCGCGCTTTTTTCTGACGCTGGTCGTCGGCCACGTGGCCGACAGCTTCGACCGGCGGATGATCGTGCTGATCTGCCAGCTCGTCCAGGCGGCGATCGCCGCGATGCTGGCGGTGGCGATCTTCGAGCAGTGGATCACGCCGACGCTGATCTTCGTCGCTGTGACCCTGCTCGGCGCGGTCAACGCCTTCCAGCAACCGAGCACGGTCGCGCTGCTGCCCAACGTCGTGCCGCCGTCGCTGCTCCAGCAGGCCGTCGCCACATCGACCTCTCTGCAACAGGCAGCCTTCATCATCGGCCCGGCGGCGGGCGGCTTGCTCTACGGTGTGCATCCGACGGCGCCTTTCGTCATCTCCGCCGTGCTGCTGCTGGTCGGCGGTGTCAACGTCGCGCTGATCCATGTGGAGCGGCGTGTGGTGGTGCGCGAACCGGTGACCATTGCCTCGGTCTTTGCCGGCGTTGCCTTCATCCGCAGCCGGCCGGTGATCCTCGGCGCCATCTCGCTCGACCTCTTCGCCGTGCTGCTCGGCGGCGCCACCGCGCTGATGCCGATCTTTGCCCGCGATATTCTGCATGCCGGCCCCTGGGGTCTGGGCTTCCTGCGCGCCGCGCCGGCGATCGGTGCGCTCGGCATGGCGCTGCTTTTGGCGCGCCGACCGCTGAAGACCCATGTCGGGCGACGGATGATGGTGGCCTGCGCCGTCTTCGGCGTTGCGACGATCGTCTTTTCGCTCTCTACCAACATCGTGCTGTCGATCGTCTGCCTGGCGATTTTGGGTGCAGCCGACACGATCAGTGTCGTGGTGCGCAGCTCGATGGTGCAGCTGATGACCCCGGACGAGATGCGCGGGCGGGTGAGCGCGGTGAATTCGCTCTTCATCGGCACCTCCAACCAGCTCGGCGAGTTCGAGTCCGGCGTACTCGCCGGGTTCTTAGGCCCGGTCGCCACCGGCGTTATCGGCGGTGTCGGCACGCTGATCGTCGTGCTCCTGTGGATACGGCTCTTCCCGGAGCTTGTGCGGGTGAAAACCCTGGAGGGGTGA
- a CDS encoding acyltransferase family protein, whose translation MTETAPNRIECLDGLRGIAALWVLIGHAHLLTRFRVPLIGDPDLGVDLFIVLSGFLMVFHYRLREAKEPWELPSTWRTFWLRRFFRIAPLYYIMLIFAMALGPAIYEARVVIDAYNSVPVQPAGRYLDQSFWNWVAHLTFAFGAIPGYAYRTALPDWSIGLEMQFYLVLPFVMLVIKRLNLFVGMGAVVFAGLAAAVISYALGYRFPMPAFLPLKMHVFAVGILMASVLGADAKRVWLAAALSAALMLIPIGGAMGVIHHGARLAIVGVFFLLLHHRVVWQPLRPLLSKISSLLGNRFFHLLGELSFGAYLAHLLVMQPVIAYLIANHPMSNPARWATALAITVPVTYLIAAIGYRWIEIPGQALGKALTRKRAMAAA comes from the coding sequence ATGACCGAAACTGCGCCAAACCGCATTGAGTGCCTGGATGGATTGCGAGGTATCGCTGCGCTATGGGTTTTGATAGGTCATGCGCACCTCTTGACCCGGTTCCGGGTGCCTTTAATCGGTGATCCGGACCTTGGCGTAGATCTCTTCATTGTCCTTTCTGGCTTCTTGATGGTGTTTCATTATCGGCTGCGGGAAGCGAAGGAACCATGGGAGCTACCATCCACGTGGCGAACATTTTGGCTGCGCCGCTTTTTTAGGATTGCGCCGCTCTATTACATCATGTTGATTTTTGCGATGGCCCTCGGCCCCGCGATCTACGAAGCCCGGGTAGTGATCGACGCTTACAACTCTGTTCCGGTGCAGCCGGCAGGGCGTTACCTCGATCAAAGCTTCTGGAATTGGGTGGCGCATCTGACGTTCGCCTTCGGCGCCATACCGGGATATGCATATCGAACTGCGCTCCCTGATTGGAGTATCGGCCTCGAAATGCAGTTCTACCTCGTGCTTCCGTTTGTGATGCTCGTCATCAAACGTTTGAACCTCTTTGTGGGCATGGGTGCTGTTGTGTTCGCCGGCCTGGCTGCTGCGGTGATTTCCTATGCGCTTGGATATCGCTTCCCAATGCCTGCATTCTTGCCTTTGAAGATGCATGTCTTCGCGGTGGGAATTTTGATGGCAAGTGTTCTCGGCGCGGACGCGAAGCGTGTCTGGTTAGCCGCCGCTCTGTCGGCGGCGCTTATGTTGATCCCGATCGGCGGCGCAATGGGCGTAATCCATCACGGTGCGCGGCTGGCGATTGTCGGAGTGTTCTTCCTTCTCCTTCATCACCGTGTGGTGTGGCAACCACTCAGGCCGCTGCTGTCGAAGATCAGTAGCTTACTTGGGAACAGGTTCTTCCATCTGCTCGGCGAGCTCTCGTTTGGCGCCTACCTCGCCCACCTTCTCGTGATGCAACCAGTTATCGCGTATCTTATCGCGAACCATCCGATGTCAAACCCGGCCCGATGGGCTACCGCGCTGGCGATCACCGTGCCGGTCACATATCTGATTGCTGCGATTGGATACAGATGGATTGAGATCCCCGGTCAGGCGCTGGGTAAAGCCCTAACTCGCAAGCGCGCGATGGCAGCCGCCTAG
- a CDS encoding phage tail sheath protein gives MAGTTDFVGVRVFSDLRSTVAKIDTRDSTVIGMVLPAPLADNTAFPLNEPVRLSTEDTDQLAKLGAGLALDTVSQIKSEGIVADLAFVRVAHSAASVPADKLAGEINNIVGSAGAKTGVYGC, from the coding sequence ATGGCTGGCACTACTGATTTCGTCGGCGTTCGCGTCTTCTCAGATCTGCGATCGACCGTCGCCAAAATCGATACGCGCGACAGCACCGTCATCGGCATGGTGCTTCCTGCGCCGCTTGCCGACAATACCGCGTTTCCGCTCAATGAGCCGGTCCGGCTCTCGACCGAGGACACCGACCAGCTGGCGAAGCTCGGCGCCGGTCTTGCCCTCGACACGGTCTCGCAGATCAAATCCGAAGGCATCGTTGCCGATCTCGCCTTCGTCCGCGTGGCGCATTCGGCGGCTTCCGTGCCGGCCGACAAGCTGGCGGGCGAGATCAACAATATCGTCGGCTCGGCCGGCGCCAAGACAGGCGTTTATGGCTGCTGA
- a CDS encoding TetR/AcrR family transcriptional regulator: MRRSLLDHAARCAVSEGLASLTLQAVADAAAVTKGGLLHHFPSKQALIEAVFEDLLGKLDVEIDRLMSEDETDQGRFTRAYVDAFFQVTRDGIESPWAALSISCMTDARLRQLWSEWMRERLARHAQTDSHPAFTLARYAADGIWLANLMEADGLPAKELAELRDHLQSLTKQE; the protein is encoded by the coding sequence GTGCGGCGATCCCTCCTGGATCATGCGGCGCGATGCGCCGTTTCCGAAGGTCTCGCCAGCCTCACCCTGCAGGCGGTCGCTGATGCGGCCGCCGTCACCAAGGGCGGGTTGCTGCATCATTTCCCGAGCAAGCAGGCGCTGATCGAAGCCGTCTTCGAGGACCTGCTCGGCAAGCTCGATGTGGAAATCGACCGGCTGATGAGCGAGGACGAAACCGACCAGGGCCGGTTCACGCGCGCCTATGTCGACGCCTTTTTCCAGGTGACTCGCGATGGGATCGAAAGCCCCTGGGCGGCACTGTCGATCTCCTGCATGACCGATGCGCGGCTCAGACAACTCTGGTCGGAATGGATGCGCGAACGGCTCGCGCGGCATGCGCAGACCGACAGTCATCCGGCCTTCACGCTCGCGCGCTACGCGGCGGATGGCATCTGGCTCGCCAATCTCATGGAGGCGGATGGTTTACCGGCAAAAGAACTCGCCGAACTCCGCGACCACCTCCAAAGCCTCACGAAACAAGAGTAA
- a CDS encoding DUF1428 domain-containing protein: MPYVDGFILAVPKANLERYKDMARVAGAVWMENGALSYVECLADDVPYGELTSFPRAVQAKEEETVIFSWITYESRARRDEINARVMKDERFSGDEWTQVFDGKRMIFGGFEPFLTL; encoded by the coding sequence ATGCCCTATGTCGACGGGTTTATTCTTGCCGTGCCCAAGGCCAATCTCGAACGCTACAAGGACATGGCGCGCGTTGCCGGCGCCGTGTGGATGGAAAACGGCGCGTTGTCCTATGTGGAATGCTTGGCCGACGACGTGCCTTATGGGGAACTCACCTCCTTTCCGCGGGCCGTGCAGGCCAAGGAGGAAGAGACCGTCATCTTCTCCTGGATCACCTATGAAAGCCGGGCCCGCCGGGACGAGATCAATGCCAGGGTGATGAAGGACGAGCGGTTCTCCGGAGACGAATGGACGCAGGTCTTCGACGGCAAACGGATGATCTTCGGCGGTTTCGAGCCCTTCCTGACATTGTAG
- a CDS encoding DUF930 domain-containing protein encodes MTDLSGKPRGDIRWGIPASILVHVVFVAALFLHLPADSSEPQKEETVQVEIVPPPEEPEKKPEEKKPPEPAKQEEAKKQEPPPPPPEPPKQEEAKKAEPPPPPPPKQEEAKKQPPPPPAPEEKPVEPPPSAKEAKGQPLPVLRPVFEFGEKDSGPRKSQTGNASKETTNPPAESKADAKSVEPVKQAKEAPAVVEAPPANPVPDDIQLPEVGIAAANGLRNGPVAGVSPDATKTEIVTAPPAASPKSDPSKKPNPGKPVELTEAKTLFSQSETGDAIATTAMGDVPRGVRAGQLCATELREQLRHSAQSYRPEMLPAYRLPNGTVLEVKRGAFRANAQWYDLSFRCEVDDNATKIVSFAFDVGAPVPQSEWRKRGFPEL; translated from the coding sequence ATGACGGATTTATCTGGAAAGCCGCGCGGCGACATAAGATGGGGCATCCCTGCCTCCATCCTGGTGCATGTCGTTTTCGTGGCGGCCCTGTTCTTGCACCTGCCGGCCGATTCCTCCGAGCCGCAGAAGGAAGAGACCGTCCAGGTCGAAATCGTGCCTCCGCCGGAAGAGCCAGAGAAGAAGCCGGAAGAGAAGAAACCTCCGGAACCTGCAAAACAGGAAGAGGCGAAAAAACAGGAGCCGCCGCCACCCCCGCCCGAGCCGCCGAAACAGGAAGAAGCGAAGAAGGCGGAGCCTCCACCCCCGCCGCCGCCAAAGCAGGAGGAGGCCAAGAAGCAGCCGCCACCTCCGCCAGCCCCCGAGGAGAAGCCTGTCGAGCCACCGCCCTCCGCCAAGGAGGCCAAGGGGCAGCCGTTGCCGGTTCTGCGGCCCGTCTTCGAATTTGGCGAGAAGGACAGCGGGCCGAGGAAATCTCAGACCGGTAATGCATCGAAGGAAACGACCAATCCGCCTGCCGAGAGCAAGGCGGATGCGAAATCCGTCGAACCGGTAAAACAGGCAAAGGAAGCGCCTGCCGTCGTGGAGGCACCGCCAGCCAATCCGGTGCCGGATGATATCCAACTGCCGGAGGTCGGCATTGCGGCAGCCAACGGATTGCGGAACGGCCCGGTTGCCGGGGTTTCGCCGGATGCGACCAAGACCGAGATCGTGACGGCGCCGCCAGCCGCGTCGCCCAAGAGCGACCCTTCCAAGAAGCCGAACCCCGGCAAGCCGGTTGAGCTGACCGAGGCAAAGACGCTGTTTTCGCAGAGCGAGACGGGCGATGCAATCGCCACGACGGCGATGGGCGATGTGCCGCGAGGGGTGCGCGCCGGCCAGCTCTGCGCGACGGAACTTCGCGAGCAGCTGCGACATTCGGCTCAATCCTACAGACCGGAAATGTTGCCGGCCTATCGTCTACCGAACGGCACGGTCCTTGAAGTCAAACGGGGCGCATTCCGGGCCAATGCCCAGTGGTACGACCTGAGTTTCCGCTGCGAGGTCGACGACAACGCGACCAAAATCGTGTCCTTCGCATTCGACGTCGGCGCGCCGGTGCCGCAAAGTGAGTGGCGCAAGCGCGGCTTTCCGGAATTGTGA
- a CDS encoding DUF4376 domain-containing protein, with product MSEKFYVTFDGEWLGAFEGPAPGSAIAVPVAPLSASQRWSFDQARFLDPAPTTSDVDVERDRRITAGFIFEGVLYQSDKEARENIMGAHKAASDAMMLFGAQAGNFAWRQLLDPGGPEVFEWIASDNSRVPMDAPTVLRFGYAALAHKASHIFAASDLKSMAPIPPDFATNPVYWPAAS from the coding sequence ATGAGCGAGAAATTCTACGTAACGTTCGACGGCGAGTGGCTCGGAGCTTTTGAGGGACCTGCGCCAGGGAGTGCTATCGCAGTTCCGGTTGCTCCGCTTTCCGCTTCGCAGCGGTGGAGCTTCGACCAGGCGCGTTTCTTGGACCCCGCTCCAACCACCTCTGACGTGGACGTCGAGCGTGACCGGCGCATCACCGCCGGCTTCATCTTCGAAGGCGTGTTGTACCAGTCCGACAAAGAGGCGCGCGAAAACATCATGGGCGCGCACAAGGCCGCGTCGGATGCGATGATGCTGTTTGGTGCCCAGGCCGGAAATTTCGCTTGGCGCCAGCTTCTCGATCCCGGTGGACCGGAAGTGTTCGAGTGGATCGCTTCCGACAATTCCCGCGTACCAATGGATGCGCCGACCGTGCTTCGTTTCGGCTACGCGGCCTTGGCTCACAAAGCGAGCCATATCTTCGCTGCCAGCGATTTGAAGAGCATGGCGCCGATCCCGCCAGACTTCGCCACCAATCCGGTTTACTGGCCAGCCGCCAGCTGA
- a CDS encoding DUF427 domain-containing protein encodes MNARAQRIPGPDHPITVEHNPSRVVVKLGGKVIADSVNSLTLREASYPPVHYIPRKDVDMSLLERTDHQSYCPYKGEASYFSIPAGGERSKNAVWSYENPYDAVGGIEQHVAFYPDRVDSIEELGAPEAGQF; translated from the coding sequence ATGAACGCCAGAGCCCAGAGAATTCCAGGACCGGATCATCCGATCACCGTCGAGCACAACCCCTCGCGGGTGGTGGTGAAGCTCGGCGGCAAGGTGATCGCCGACAGCGTCAATTCGCTGACGTTGCGCGAGGCCTCCTATCCGCCGGTGCACTATATACCCCGCAAGGATGTGGACATGTCGCTGCTTGAGCGAACCGACCACCAGAGCTATTGTCCGTATAAGGGAGAGGCCTCCTATTTCAGCATTCCGGCTGGCGGCGAGCGATCAAAGAATGCCGTCTGGTCCTATGAAAACCCGTATGACGCGGTTGGCGGGATCGAACAGCATGTCGCCTTCTATCCGGACCGGGTCGATTCCATCGAGGAGTTGGGGGCGCCCGAAGCAGGCCAGTTCTGA
- a CDS encoding zinc-dependent alcohol dehydrogenase family protein: MKAMFYDAFEKAPEIRNLPDPEPGFDGVVVKVGASGLCRSDWHGWMGHDPDIKLPHVPGHELAGKVVATGKGVMRFKIGDRVTVPFVSGCGHCSECHSGNQQVCPNQFQPGFTHWGSFAEYVAIDYADTNLVHLPEEIDDATAASLGCRFATSFRAVADQARTGPGDWVAVHGCGGVGLSAIMIATALGANAIGIDLSEDKLAFARQCGAVATINASTVADVVEAVREITKGGAHVSIDALGHPVTCFNSIKNLRRRGRHVQVGLMLGEHATPSIPMAQVIGHELEIYGSHGMQAWRYDAMLAMLTAGKMRPQQLISRRISLEEAVPGLMTMDKSETPGISVITTF; this comes from the coding sequence ATGAAAGCCATGTTCTACGATGCCTTTGAAAAGGCACCCGAAATCCGCAACCTCCCCGACCCGGAACCGGGTTTTGACGGCGTCGTGGTCAAGGTCGGCGCGAGTGGGCTCTGCCGCAGCGACTGGCATGGCTGGATGGGGCATGATCCGGATATAAAGCTGCCGCATGTGCCGGGCCATGAATTGGCCGGCAAGGTGGTGGCGACCGGCAAGGGCGTCATGCGCTTCAAGATCGGCGACCGGGTGACGGTGCCGTTCGTCTCGGGCTGCGGCCATTGTTCGGAATGCCATTCCGGCAACCAGCAGGTCTGCCCCAACCAGTTCCAGCCGGGCTTTACCCATTGGGGCTCGTTCGCGGAATATGTGGCGATCGACTATGCCGACACCAACCTCGTGCACCTGCCCGAAGAAATCGACGATGCGACGGCGGCCAGCCTCGGCTGCCGGTTCGCGACCTCCTTCCGGGCGGTTGCCGACCAGGCTCGCACCGGGCCTGGCGACTGGGTCGCGGTGCATGGCTGCGGCGGCGTCGGCCTGTCGGCGATCATGATCGCCACGGCGCTTGGAGCGAATGCGATTGGCATCGATCTCTCCGAAGACAAGCTGGCGTTCGCCCGCCAATGCGGTGCGGTCGCCACTATCAATGCGAGCACGGTTGCCGATGTGGTCGAGGCGGTTCGCGAGATCACCAAGGGCGGAGCGCATGTGTCGATCGACGCGCTCGGCCATCCCGTCACCTGCTTCAATTCGATCAAGAATCTCCGCCGCCGCGGCCGGCATGTACAGGTCGGGCTGATGCTCGGCGAGCACGCCACACCCTCGATTCCGATGGCGCAGGTGATCGGCCACGAACTGGAGATCTACGGCAGCCACGGCATGCAGGCCTGGCGCTATGACGCCATGCTCGCCATGCTGACGGCCGGCAAGATGAGGCCGCAGCAGCTCATTTCCAGGCGCATCAGCCTGGAGGAGGCGGTGCCGGGGTTGATGACGATGGACAAGTCCGAAACACCCGGAATCAGCGTGATCACCACATTCTAA
- a CDS encoding DUF2798 domain-containing protein yields the protein MTLKFLPARYASLLMPLVLSILMTFVVSGVATVKNLGMAFEYFPSWMSAWAISWIIAFPTLLGALPVTKRIVQALVKPA from the coding sequence ATGACGCTTAAATTCCTCCCTGCCCGCTATGCGAGCCTGCTGATGCCGCTTGTTCTCTCCATCCTGATGACGTTCGTCGTATCAGGCGTCGCAACCGTCAAGAATCTCGGCATGGCGTTCGAATATTTCCCGAGTTGGATGTCCGCCTGGGCGATTTCCTGGATCATCGCCTTTCCAACCTTACTGGGCGCCCTCCCCGTGACGAAGCGGATCGTTCAAGCCTTGGTGAAACCAGCCTGA
- a CDS encoding SIMPL domain-containing protein produces MRAALSSSRIVLAAAFAGAVAISSAGQGFAQDIRPREPVINVLGEGQASVAPDMAILTLAVVRNGQTAQAALSASSAAMKDVLLALKSDGIADRDIQTSNFSIYPQYRQPEAKNGVMQPPQVIGYEVSNTLTLKVRDLEKLGGLIDRSVKLGVNQGGQITFTNDKPDDTMTEARKKAVAEALAKAKTLTEAAGVKLGRILEISENSMRPAPQPMMRMAMAKDMAAEAVPVAGGENTYTVTVNVTFALEQ; encoded by the coding sequence ATGCGCGCTGCGCTTTCGTCGTCACGTATCGTCCTTGCAGCCGCATTTGCAGGTGCGGTCGCCATTTCTTCTGCGGGTCAGGGTTTTGCCCAGGATATCCGTCCCCGCGAACCGGTCATCAATGTGCTCGGCGAAGGCCAGGCCTCCGTGGCACCCGACATGGCTATCCTGACGCTTGCGGTGGTTCGCAATGGCCAGACAGCGCAAGCAGCACTTTCGGCCAGCAGCGCAGCCATGAAGGATGTGCTGTTGGCCCTGAAGAGCGACGGCATCGCCGATCGCGATATCCAGACCAGCAATTTCTCGATCTACCCGCAATACCGCCAGCCCGAGGCGAAGAATGGCGTCATGCAGCCGCCGCAGGTCATCGGTTATGAGGTTTCCAACACTTTGACCCTCAAGGTCCGCGATCTCGAGAAGCTCGGCGGCCTGATCGACCGGTCGGTGAAGCTCGGGGTCAACCAGGGCGGCCAGATCACCTTCACCAACGACAAACCGGACGACACGATGACCGAGGCCCGCAAGAAGGCGGTCGCCGAGGCGCTTGCCAAGGCAAAGACGCTGACGGAAGCCGCCGGCGTCAAGCTTGGACGGATCCTGGAAATCAGCGAGAATTCGATGCGCCCCGCACCCCAGCCGATGATGCGTATGGCGATGGCCAAGGACATGGCCGCCGAGGCAGTTCCGGTCGCCGGCGGCGAAAACACCTATACGGTGACCGTCAACGTCACCTTTGCTCTCGAGCAATAA